A stretch of the Pseudalkalibacillus hwajinpoensis genome encodes the following:
- a CDS encoding putative thiazole-containing bacteriocin maturation protein yields MMNIHPSMRLKLKKGTFFMPEPNGSVYFRNNSGSFRMEGSTIHQWIEKLIPMYNGEYSLASLTDGLPESYRNRVYEITDSLFTNGFLHDISKDRSHQLKPHVVEKFAAQIEYIESFCDSGAYRFQQYREQNVLAIGEGSMLIGLVSSLLTSGLPRFHTLLTNTNTSQQRIRELEAAARQTDPEVSIELTLKMDSDSISWDALVEPFDAILYVSQEGNVKELRTILHACQEKRKLFIPALCPGKVGVAGPLISPDSGCWESAWRSMNRNEQTRSLSSPAGAMLANVIVFELFKKSTGIPLLSHNQMYLLNLETLEGKWHPYQPHPLVSAKLEVIRVENVLEKIRINDGKKAQNELLYYFSQLATSELGLFYKWEEGKLNQLPLAQCEIQTVNIQPDDASSRHPSIVTAALTHEEARREAGLTGIEQYVLPLKGKIISSLPFQLERCPYTQTELHIGAGETFIEGVSRALQKTLEEEWNEKADQCTTNISKLSFDQVEDNLCNYYLKVLSTMKKVPELGLGKDVYGLPVVWRKAEDNRWYGTIGFTLTLALRGALLQAVKEVQNKSTSLAPSFSTIQFEEKAVQSIDIPAYDTNDQANMLRSVVDLFEQQNKELSIVKLNLETFEKDGYLDVYGVLLGRGR; encoded by the coding sequence ATGATGAATATTCATCCTTCTATGCGTTTAAAGCTAAAGAAGGGCACTTTCTTCATGCCAGAGCCGAACGGGAGCGTTTATTTTAGGAACAATTCAGGTTCGTTTCGTATGGAAGGTAGCACGATTCATCAATGGATAGAAAAGCTGATTCCGATGTATAACGGGGAATATTCGCTAGCTAGCTTAACAGATGGATTACCGGAGTCTTATCGCAATCGGGTTTACGAGATTACCGATTCCCTCTTTACGAATGGGTTTCTTCATGACATTAGTAAAGACCGCTCCCATCAGTTGAAACCACATGTGGTGGAGAAATTCGCTGCACAGATTGAATACATCGAAAGTTTTTGTGATTCAGGAGCTTACCGGTTTCAACAATACCGAGAGCAAAACGTTTTAGCTATCGGAGAAGGATCCATGTTAATTGGATTAGTGTCATCTTTACTTACATCCGGCTTGCCCCGGTTCCATACGTTACTAACAAACACGAACACCAGTCAACAAAGAATAAGGGAATTAGAGGCGGCTGCGAGACAAACAGACCCTGAAGTTTCTATTGAACTCACGTTAAAAATGGATAGTGACTCGATCTCCTGGGATGCGCTGGTCGAGCCATTCGATGCGATTTTATACGTATCACAAGAAGGAAACGTCAAAGAACTACGAACCATCCTTCATGCCTGCCAAGAAAAAAGAAAACTATTTATCCCAGCACTCTGTCCTGGAAAAGTAGGTGTGGCTGGCCCACTTATAAGCCCCGATTCCGGTTGCTGGGAGTCTGCATGGCGAAGCATGAACCGGAATGAACAAACGAGATCACTCTCTTCCCCAGCAGGTGCAATGCTAGCGAATGTGATCGTATTTGAATTGTTTAAAAAGAGCACGGGCATCCCTTTGCTGTCGCACAACCAAATGTATCTCCTTAACCTCGAGACACTTGAAGGCAAATGGCATCCGTATCAACCTCATCCGCTCGTATCAGCAAAGCTCGAGGTTATAAGGGTAGAAAACGTATTAGAAAAGATAAGGATAAATGATGGAAAAAAGGCTCAAAACGAACTTCTCTACTATTTCAGTCAATTAGCCACAAGCGAGTTAGGTCTTTTCTATAAGTGGGAAGAAGGCAAGCTGAATCAATTGCCTTTAGCTCAATGTGAGATTCAAACGGTTAACATACAACCAGATGACGCTTCTTCACGACATCCAAGTATCGTAACGGCCGCTTTAACACACGAAGAAGCGAGGCGAGAAGCTGGTTTGACCGGAATTGAGCAGTACGTACTTCCTTTAAAGGGGAAGATCATCTCATCGCTCCCCTTTCAATTAGAGCGTTGTCCGTATACGCAAACCGAGCTTCATATTGGAGCTGGAGAAACGTTCATTGAAGGGGTTAGCCGGGCTCTGCAAAAAACACTTGAAGAGGAGTGGAATGAGAAAGCGGATCAGTGCACTACAAACATATCCAAACTTTCCTTCGATCAAGTTGAAGACAATCTCTGTAACTACTATTTGAAAGTTTTATCGACCATGAAGAAAGTGCCGGAGCTAGGCTTAGGAAAAGATGTGTACGGACTTCCTGTCGTATGGAGGAAAGCGGAAGATAACCGCTGGTACGGAACTATCGGATTTACTCTCACGCTGGCTTTACGCGGCGCGCTTCTTCAGGCAGTTAAAGAGGTACAAAACAAATCAACTTCATTAGCCCCCTCCTTTTCAACGATTCAGTTTGAAGAAAAAGCAGTCCAATCCATTGATATTCCTGCCTATGACACGAACGACCAGGCTAACATGCTTCGTTCCGTGGTGGACCTTTTCGAACAACAAAACAAGGAGCTTTCCATTGTAAAATTAAATCTCGAAACCTTTGAAAAAGATGGATATCTAGATGTCTACGGTGTGTTGTTAGGAAGGGGGAGATGA
- a CDS encoding DUF4181 domain-containing protein translates to MYGIDQGFWLKLLILITILGLLIFSFHAIMRRLLKVEKKKFFSNHHLNETHKKVDRSIRVIVIGLLMIGYVYNVTRPSTEWVWYLEPWFLMCLMVVTTESSTALMEWKYATNRKDYLLTISQLLFFIILMVSMFSSNFFGLM, encoded by the coding sequence TTGTATGGGATTGATCAGGGATTTTGGCTGAAGTTATTGATCTTAATTACAATCTTAGGGCTATTAATCTTTTCTTTTCATGCAATTATGAGAAGGTTGCTAAAGGTTGAAAAGAAGAAATTCTTTTCCAACCACCATCTCAATGAAACGCATAAGAAAGTGGATCGGAGTATTAGAGTCATCGTGATCGGCTTGCTGATGATTGGTTATGTTTATAATGTCACTAGACCGTCTACCGAATGGGTATGGTATTTGGAACCGTGGTTCTTAATGTGTCTCATGGTCGTTACTACTGAATCATCTACAGCATTGATGGAATGGAAATACGCAACAAATCGAAAGGATTATCTATTAACGATTAGTCAATTACTCTTTTTTATCATATTAATGGTGTCAATGTTTTCTAGCAATTTTTTTGGATTAATGTAA
- a CDS encoding TOMM precursor leader peptide-binding protein, whose amino-acid sequence MSANITLVGNGMLQQRVAKELAPFHHLTLLPDLEKAIPKNTTLLLVIHDYWNPSIHKLAEEVAREHGIDWLRGFLSFGEGVVGPLVRPRSEGCSQCADTRKMMAANDREDLWKIQQVLSKADGDIRDEWLSQTGLLQMAQLIKNEVHNVVHLKSPQLERAVHFTNLGSLESSRHRILPDAYCSVCSHLPEDSETDAVITLKPSLKISEDRYRCRSMDDLSNVLSRDYLDPRTGLLNRLMIDFETPYADAIVNLPLFNGNEGSAGRTNSYAMSEMTAILEGLERSCGIDPKGKRTVVHDSYRNLDRALNPLKLGVHDDEQYAEQGYPFAPFHPDRKMNWVWGYSLIEKEPILVPERLAYYSMGCGDGFVFETSNGCAIGGSLEEAIFYGMMEVLERDSFLLTWYAKLSLPRIDPVSSNDEELHLMIDRMREVLGYDLYLYNATMEHDIPCILTITKNRTSHTDRLNLMCAAGAHLDPVRAVKSAIFESVGLIPPLNKDFKNKKDEFLAMYHDSSLVKKMDDHGMVYGLPEAEERLHFLLNQNRPMQTFQEAFQPSKRHADLTEDLNTMLQTFRRLDLDVIVVDQTTPEIHRNGLHCAKVIIPGMLPMTFGHHLRRVTGLSRVLKVPKELGYVDRELTVEELNPYPHPFP is encoded by the coding sequence GTGAGCGCTAATATTACACTAGTAGGAAATGGCATGTTACAACAACGCGTAGCGAAAGAACTGGCTCCCTTCCATCACCTCACTCTCCTTCCAGACTTAGAGAAGGCGATTCCTAAGAATACGACATTGTTGCTCGTCATCCATGACTATTGGAATCCATCGATCCATAAACTTGCGGAGGAAGTGGCGCGGGAGCACGGTATCGATTGGCTACGGGGCTTCTTATCATTTGGTGAAGGTGTCGTTGGTCCGCTCGTTCGCCCCCGTAGTGAAGGCTGTTCACAATGTGCGGATACAAGAAAGATGATGGCAGCGAACGACCGGGAAGATCTATGGAAAATTCAACAGGTTTTAAGCAAGGCCGATGGCGATATTCGTGATGAATGGCTCTCTCAAACGGGACTTCTTCAAATGGCTCAACTAATCAAAAATGAAGTGCACAATGTGGTACATCTTAAGTCTCCTCAATTAGAAAGGGCGGTTCATTTCACCAATTTAGGTTCCCTTGAGAGCTCTCGCCATCGTATCTTACCAGACGCCTATTGTTCCGTTTGCAGTCATTTGCCCGAAGACTCCGAAACGGATGCGGTGATTACGCTTAAACCAAGTTTGAAAATTAGTGAAGATCGCTATCGATGTCGTTCGATGGACGACTTAAGCAACGTACTTTCAAGAGATTATCTCGATCCACGAACAGGTCTATTAAATCGTCTTATGATCGATTTTGAAACACCGTATGCTGATGCGATCGTTAACCTTCCTCTGTTTAATGGAAATGAAGGCTCTGCAGGAAGAACAAATTCGTACGCGATGAGTGAAATGACAGCGATATTGGAAGGGTTGGAGCGGTCTTGTGGCATTGATCCGAAAGGGAAAAGAACCGTTGTTCACGATTCCTATCGCAATCTGGATCGAGCCTTGAACCCTCTTAAGCTCGGCGTTCATGATGATGAACAGTATGCAGAGCAAGGCTATCCGTTCGCCCCATTTCATCCTGATCGAAAAATGAACTGGGTGTGGGGCTACTCTCTCATTGAAAAAGAGCCGATTCTCGTACCGGAGCGGCTCGCTTATTACAGCATGGGGTGCGGCGACGGGTTTGTGTTTGAAACGTCTAATGGCTGTGCGATCGGAGGAAGTCTTGAAGAAGCCATTTTCTACGGCATGATGGAAGTGCTTGAACGCGACTCTTTTCTATTAACATGGTATGCAAAGCTCTCTCTTCCTCGGATTGATCCAGTCTCATCAAACGACGAAGAACTGCATTTGATGATCGACCGCATGCGAGAAGTACTAGGCTATGATCTTTATTTATACAATGCAACGATGGAACACGACATCCCCTGCATCTTAACGATCACGAAGAACCGCACTTCTCATACCGATCGCTTAAACCTGATGTGTGCGGCTGGCGCGCATCTCGACCCTGTGAGAGCTGTAAAAAGTGCAATCTTTGAGAGTGTTGGACTGATCCCACCATTAAATAAAGATTTCAAAAACAAGAAAGATGAATTTCTAGCCATGTATCATGACTCTTCTCTCGTGAAGAAAATGGATGATCACGGCATGGTGTACGGACTTCCAGAAGCGGAAGAACGCCTTCACTTTTTACTAAATCAGAATCGACCTATGCAAACATTCCAAGAAGCTTTTCAACCGTCAAAACGTCATGCCGATCTCACGGAAGATCTAAATACGATGTTACAAACCTTTCGCCGTTTGGACTTGGATGTCATCGTCGTCGATCAAACTACACCTGAAATTCATCGGAACGGACTTCACTGCGCAAAGGTCATCATTCCAGGGATGCTGCCGATGACATTTGGCCATCACTTAAGGCGCGTTACCGGCTTAAGCCGAGTATTGAAAGTTCCAAAAGAACTCGGATATGTTGATCGCGAACTAACAGTTGAGGAGCTCAACCCTTATCCGCACCCGTTCCCTTAA